DNA from Bradyrhizobium diazoefficiens USDA 110:
AGCGTAGCCGATTCCAATGAAAGGTCGGAGACCGGCCGGGCCATCCCCCTGTTCAAAGCGGCGCTGCAGGAAATGCCGCAGATGGACAGCATCTATGCTGGCTTCGACAATGGCGCATGGCTGCAGGTGAGGCGCACCAGCAGTCTCAGCGAAGACCAGCGCGACCGGCTGCGGGCGCCGGCGAGCGCCGAATTTGCGATCAGCTTGATTCGTCCGACGCCAGCTGGCGATCTGCCGATGCGCCGTGTCTTTCAGGACCGTCAGGGCAACGAGGTCGGCGAAATCGACCTGTGGAACTACGGATACGACGGCCGCAAGCGGTCCTGGTACTGGCAAACGCTGCGGTCGGACCGGCCATATGTTTCGGCACCCTATCTGTCGTTCAGCATCGACGCGCCGGTGATCACCGTCAGCGCCCCGTTGCGGGGCAAGGTGCCGGGCGTTCTCGCAGCCGATCTCAAGCTCGATACCTTCAGTGCATTCGTCCAGGCGCAACGGCCGGGCCAGAATGGCACGGTCATGATATTCGACCAAGCCGGCTCGCTCATCGCGCATCCCGAATTTACGGGACTTGTCGAAAGCGCGATGACGCATCCTTCGCAATCGCAGTTGCCCAGCATCGACGAGATCAATTCCGGAATGGTGGCCTCCGTTGTTCGACGGTCGCATAACCGCGACCACAACGAGGGCCTCATCCGCGATGAGGACGGACAGGGCTACCTGTTCAGATTGACGAAGTTCACACTTGGCGAAGGATACAACGGCAGCATCCTGCTGCTGGCTGCCGAGGATGACTTCGTTCAGAATGTTCGACGGCTCCAGTTTACCGGATTGATCCTCGCGATCATCGTCGGTGCGGCCTTTGTGCCGCTGGTCTGGATGTTCGGCAGCACAATGTCGCACTCCCTGAAACGCATCACGGCGCAGGCTGGCCAGCTTCAGACGCTGGCTGAACCCAGCCTCGCGCCGGTAACCTCGTATATTCGCGAGATTCACGAGCTGGGCAGCACCGTCAATCTGGCGCAGCGGGCGATATGGTCGTTCGCACATTTCGTCCCCAAGGAGATCGTCCGCGGCCTCATCGACAATTCCATCTCCACCACGCTCGGCGGCGTCAAACAGGAGATCACGCTGGTCTTCACCGATGTTCAGGGCTTTACGACGATTGCGGAAGCAGCCGATCCCGATGGGTTGATGCGGCAGACATCGCGGTATTTCTCCGTGATGACGGACGCATTCCTCACCGAGGGCGGCACGGTCGACAAGTTCATCGGCGACGCTGTCATGGTGTTCTGGAATGCCCCCCATCCACAACCCGACCATGTCGCCCGTGCGTGCCGGGCGACGCTTGCGGCCAAAGCAGCGGGCGAACGGCTCAATGCCGAATTCGCGGCTGAAGGCCTGACGCCTTTCGTCACAAGGTTCGGCATTCATGTCGGGGAAGCCGTCGTCGGCAATGTAGGATCGTCCGAGCGCATGAATTACACCGCTCTCGGAAACACGGTTAATCTTGCCGCACGGCTGGAAGGCCTGAACAAGCAGGTCGGGACAACCGTCCTCGCAAGCGAGGACGTATACTT
Protein-coding regions in this window:
- a CDS encoding adenylate/guanylate cyclase domain-containing protein, encoding MFTFRTSITLAVMTFVVALAGLLIAIQARSLRAATHEAASAFMDSASTKSLGRLQGELNAIASLVNVLATSSSVADSNERSETGRAIPLFKAALQEMPQMDSIYAGFDNGAWLQVRRTSSLSEDQRDRLRAPASAEFAISLIRPTPAGDLPMRRVFQDRQGNEVGEIDLWNYGYDGRKRSWYWQTLRSDRPYVSAPYLSFSIDAPVITVSAPLRGKVPGVLAADLKLDTFSAFVQAQRPGQNGTVMIFDQAGSLIAHPEFTGLVESAMTHPSQSQLPSIDEINSGMVASVVRRSHNRDHNEGLIRDEDGQGYLFRLTKFTLGEGYNGSILLLAAEDDFVQNVRRLQFTGLILAIIVGAAFVPLVWMFGSTMSHSLKRITAQAGQLQTLAEPSLAPVTSYIREIHELGSTVNLAQRAIWSFAHFVPKEIVRGLIDNSISTTLGGVKQEITLVFTDVQGFTTIAEAADPDGLMRQTSRYFSVMTDAFLTEGGTVDKFIGDAVMVFWNAPHPQPDHVARACRATLAAKAAGERLNAEFAAEGLTPFVTRFGIHVGEAVVGNVGSSERMNYTALGNTVNLAARLEGLNKQVGTTVLASEDVYLRVRDQFEFKAFDAVIAKGMTKETRIFELVGASA